ACTGCCCGTGATTCACCTCTTTGGCCTGATTTAATTAGAAGACGTTCGCTTGCGTCCACGGTGGGGCTTAGGGTATGCTAAGACACAGCGAATTAGGCGTTACGGTGCCAGGTTGCACCAGGCGTGTATTATCGACTAAGACAACGAACTGAGGAAGGGACGAAATCTGTGATTAAAACGATTATTACCTTTATCATTGTCTTCGGGATCCTGGTGATCGTGCATGAATTCGGACACTTTTATTTTGCCAAACGGGGTGGAATACTGGTCCGTGAATTCTCCATTGGGATGGGGCCGAAGCTGGTCTATCATCGGGGTAAGGACGGGACAACCTATACCTTACGACTCTTACCCGTGGGCGGGTACGTCCGGATGGCCGGAGCCGAAGATGACGAGGAAGAACTTAAACCCGGGACGCCGGTCAGCCTATTTATCGGGGCCCACGACACGGTGGAACGGATCAATACCAGTAAGAAGTCGACCTTGTTTAACGGTATTCCGCTGGAGGTTACGGCGACGGACCTGGAAAATGAGTTATGGATTGAAGGTTATGAAAACGGTGATGAGTCCGCAGTTAAGCGGTATTCGGTCGATCACGATGCCACGATTATTGAATCGGACGGCACCGAGTTACGGATTGCACCCAAAGACGTTCAATTTCCGTCTGCGTCGTTAGGCCGGCGGTTAATGACTAACTTTGCTGGACCGATGAACAACATTTTTTTGGCCATTGTGACCTTCATGTTGATGTCGATTGCCCAGGGTGGGGTGGCCACGGGAACTAATCAGGTTCAGGTGGCGAGCTCGCCGGTGTCGGTCGCCCAAACGGCCGGGGTGAAAACCAACGATAAGATTGTGGCCGTTAACGGTAAAGCAACCAAGGATTGGACGGCTCTGAGCCAGGCGATTCAGCCCCGCGCGAACAAGCGGACCACGTTAACCATTCAACGTGATGGGAAGCCCCGTCAACTGACGGTGACGCCAAAGGGTGAAAAGTCTAATGGAAAGACGGTCGGGATGATTGGCATTACCCAGGCGAAGGATAAAAACGTCGGGGCCATCCTATTATCCGGGTTTACGCAGACCTGGACCATGACCAAGCTGCTCTTTGGGGCGCTGTGGCACATGGTGGCGGGCCACTTTAGCCTAAACGATTTAGGTGGGCCGGTGGCCATTTTTGCCACGACCTCACAGGCGACGCAGTTCGGGTTGGTCGGGATCTTGAACTTCCTGGCGTTTCTATCCCTGAACCTGGCCATCGTCAATTTATTACCAATTCCAGCCTTAGATGGTGGTAAAATATTATTAAACCTAATTGAAGCCGTTCGCCGCAAACCACTATCGGAAAACGTGGAAGCGGGGATTACCTTGGTCGGGGTGGCCTTCTTGGTCCTCCTGATGTTGTTGGTAACCTGGAACGATATCGAACGCTACTTTATTCGGTAATTACGTTACGAGAAGGGAATATTGGATTATGAAGCAATCAAAACTACTCATTCCAACCTTGAAAGAGGTCCCGAATGATGCAGAAGCTCTCAGTCATCAGATGATGCTGCGAGCCGGTTATATTCGACAGGTCACCGCGGGGATGTACGCTTATCTCCCACTGGCCTTTCGGGTACTAACCAACATTGAAACGATCATTCGCGAGGAAATGGATAAGATCGACGCCGTAGAAACGTTGATGCCGGCGGTCTTACCCGCTTCTTTGTGGAAGGAGTCCGGACGTTACGATACTTATGGCCCCAACTTGTTTAAGTTTAAGAATCGTCACGATAGCGACTTTATCTTGGGTCCCACCCATGAAGAAACTTACACCATGTTGGTGCGTGACGCCGTGAAGTCGTACAAACGATTGCCTCTTGTGATGTATCAGATCCAAGCCAAGTACCGGGATGAGGATCGCCCACGTTACGGCTTGTTGCGGGGGCGCGAGTTTATCATGAAGGATGCCTACTCCTTTACCCTAAACGACGAAGATCTTGATCGGATTTACGGTCAGATGGAAGCCGCTTACGAACGAATTTTTGACCGCATTGGCCTGAATTATCGGGCCATTGTAGGTGATGGGGGCGCGATGGGCGGCAGTGATTCTAAGGAATTTTCCGCCATTGCTCCCGTAGGCGAAGACACCATCGTTTACTCTGATGCTTCCGATTACGCGGCTAACTTGGAAATGGCCAAGAGCCTGTTCATCAGTAAGAAATCGCACGCGCCACTAGAAGACCTCAAGAAGATCGCCACGCCAGGAGTCCACAGCATTGACGAATTGGCCGACTTTTTGAAGGTTAAGCCCAGCGAATTAGTCAAGACCATGTTTTACATGGCTGACAAGGATCAACCCGTCTTAGTGTTGGTTCGTGGTGACCACGAAGTCAATGAAGTGAAGCTAAAGAACTACTTAGATGCCGACTTCTTAGATCCGGCCACGGCCGAAGATGCACAGAAATACCTGGGAGCCAACTTTGGGTCGTTAGGACCGGTAGGCGTTGGGGATGACGTCAAAATTTTGGCCGACCAATATGTGGGTGACATGGTCAACGTGGCCGTGGGGGCCGACGAAGATGGTCACCATTATCTGAACGCCAACGTTGATCGGGATTTCCGGGTTGACGCTTATGCCGACTTACGTAACGTCCAGGCGGGAGATTTGTCGCCGGACGGTGCCGGGGTGTTGAAGTTCACCAAGGGAATTGAAATTGGGCATATCTTTAAACTGGGAACCCGTTATTCCGATGCATTGGGCGCTACGGTGCTCGACGAAAACGGGCGGCAACAACCAGTGGTGATGGGCTGTTACGGTATCGGGGTTAGCCGATTACTATCCGCGGTTGCGGAACAAAATGCCGATGAACACGGGTTGGTTTGGCCCCGGAACATTGCCCCGTACGACATTCACTTGATTCCGGTCAACTTAAAGAAGGCGGATCAAGCGGACCTTACGGCTGAATTAGAACAACAATTAACCGCTGCTGGTTACCGGGTCTTGACCGACGACCGGAAAGAACGGCCGGGTGTGAAGTTTGCGGATTCCGATTTGATCGGGATTCCAGCCCGGATTACGGTCGGCAAGAAGGCCGGCGAAGGCATCGTTGAAATCAAGATTCGTAAGACCGGGGAGACGGTCGAAGTCATTAAGGATGAGGTGGCTAGCACCATCGAAATCCTCTTTAAGGATAACGACTAGTTGCCCCACGAAAAAGACCAGCGATTGGGGCTGGTCTTTTTTCGACGGAAAACAGATTAGGAAGGGGATTCCTCGTGGACGAAGATCGACATAGCTTATTTGAAAAGCTGCTACAACAATTAGATCTCAGCCAACTGGCTGACCAAGAGAACTTTAAGGCGGCCACCCTCGAACGGTTGACCGTGCACGAACAATCGCGACGGTGGCATTTCCAACTGCAGTTTCCAGAAATTTTGCCGTACCAGACGTTTGCCACGCTTCAGCAGCACCTGCAACTGGCCTTTCACGAGATTGCCACGGTGTCGGCTGCAATTCAGACGACTAATCCGGCATTGACCAATCGGCTACTGGGTGATTACTGGTTATGGGTGGTCCAAAATAGTGGGCTGACCAACAATTTAGTGCAGGAACTGCGCCAGTCGCAGGTGCCAGAACTGGATGCCGACCAGCGGGTGCTACTGTATGCCCAAAACGAAGTCATTAAGGACTTCCTACAAAATCAGGCCTTAGGACCACTGGAAGACACCTACCGGCAGGCCGGGTTTCCGAAATTTAACATTCAGGTCATGGTCGACGAATCTAAATCGCAGGCCAAGATCGACGAATTTAAGGCGCAACGAGAAAAAACCGACGCGCAACTCGCACAACAAGCTGCCGCGGCGATCGAAAAGGCCAATCAGAAACGCCAAAGCCAGCAGGCTAACGGCGAGGTCCAACCCGCTAGCGGGCCGACCCAGATTGGGAAGACCATTAAGGGCGATCAACCGATCACCCGAATGGTCGACATCACCCAAGAGGAACGCTCGGTCGTGGTCGAGGGCTACGTTTTCGACAAAGAAATTCGGAAACTCCGGTCGGGGCGGCAACTGCTGACCTTAAAGATCACCGACTACACTTCCTCCATCGTGGTCAAGAAGTTCTCCCGGGGGGCCGAAGACGAGGCCCAGTTTGCCGGCGTGGAAGAAGGCAGTTGGGTCAAGGTCCGTGGGAGTGTTCAAGAAGATAGCTTCATGCGTGATTTGGCTCTGAACGCCTATGACATCAACCAGGTTAAGCACGCCACCCGCCAGGATACGGCCCCGGCCGACCAAAAACGGGTCGAACTCCACCTGCACACCACCATGAGCCAGATGGATGCGACCAATCCGATTGGCGACTTCGTGTCCCAGGCCAAGAAATGGGGGATGCCGGCGTTAGCCATCACGGACCATGCCGACGTCCAGGGTTTTCCCGCGGCCTTTAATGCGGGCGCCAAGGCCGGCGTGAAGATGCTTTACGGAGTCGAGGCTAACCTGGTGGACGACGGTGTGCCGATTGGCTACAACAGTGCGCATGTGCCCCTAGACGGCGCGACCTACGTGGTCTTTGACGTGGAAACCACCGGACTATCGGCCATCTACGATAAGGTGATCGAACTGTCCGCGGTCAAGATGGAACACAAGAACGTGGTCGACCAATTCGATGAATTTATCGATCCCGGCTTTCCGTTGTCCGAACAGACCACGAACCTGACCAGTATCACCGACGATATGGTGGCCGGGTCCAAGAGCGAAGAGGAGGTCTTCAAGGCCTTCCGTGAGTTCTGTGGCGACGCCATCATTGTGGGGCATAACGTCACGTTTGACGTGGGCTTCATGAATACCGGTTATAAGCGCCATGGTATGGACGAGATTGCCAACCCGATTATTGATACCCTGACGCTGGCGCGGTGGCTGTACCCGACGCTGAAGAGCTACCGGTTGAACACGTTAGCCAAGCGCTTCCACGTCAGCCTGGAACACCATCACCGGGCCGTCTACGATGCCGAATCGACCGGTCATTTGAATTATCTGTTCTTAAAGGACGCCGAGGACCGCTACCACGTGCAGTTCCACGACCAATTGAACGACCACATGACCGATAACGACGCCTATAAGCACGCCCGACCGAATCACGCCATCATCCTGGCACAGACCCAAGCCGGGTTAAAGAACATGTTCAAGCTGGTGTCCGAATCCAACGTGAAGTACTTCTACCGGGTACCCCGGGTGCCCCGCAGCGTTTTAGAGGAGTACCGGGAGGGCCTGATCGTGGGTTCCGCCTGTTCGTCGGGGGAAGTCTTCACCGCGATGATGCAAAAGGGGAAGGTCGAAGCCGAGGCCAAGGCCAAGTACTACG
Above is a window of Levilactobacillus zymae DNA encoding:
- a CDS encoding proline--tRNA ligase: MKQSKLLIPTLKEVPNDAEALSHQMMLRAGYIRQVTAGMYAYLPLAFRVLTNIETIIREEMDKIDAVETLMPAVLPASLWKESGRYDTYGPNLFKFKNRHDSDFILGPTHEETYTMLVRDAVKSYKRLPLVMYQIQAKYRDEDRPRYGLLRGREFIMKDAYSFTLNDEDLDRIYGQMEAAYERIFDRIGLNYRAIVGDGGAMGGSDSKEFSAIAPVGEDTIVYSDASDYAANLEMAKSLFISKKSHAPLEDLKKIATPGVHSIDELADFLKVKPSELVKTMFYMADKDQPVLVLVRGDHEVNEVKLKNYLDADFLDPATAEDAQKYLGANFGSLGPVGVGDDVKILADQYVGDMVNVAVGADEDGHHYLNANVDRDFRVDAYADLRNVQAGDLSPDGAGVLKFTKGIEIGHIFKLGTRYSDALGATVLDENGRQQPVVMGCYGIGVSRLLSAVAEQNADEHGLVWPRNIAPYDIHLIPVNLKKADQADLTAELEQQLTAAGYRVLTDDRKERPGVKFADSDLIGIPARITVGKKAGEGIVEIKIRKTGETVEVIKDEVASTIEILFKDND
- the rseP gene encoding RIP metalloprotease RseP, which encodes MIKTIITFIIVFGILVIVHEFGHFYFAKRGGILVREFSIGMGPKLVYHRGKDGTTYTLRLLPVGGYVRMAGAEDDEEELKPGTPVSLFIGAHDTVERINTSKKSTLFNGIPLEVTATDLENELWIEGYENGDESAVKRYSVDHDATIIESDGTELRIAPKDVQFPSASLGRRLMTNFAGPMNNIFLAIVTFMLMSIAQGGVATGTNQVQVASSPVSVAQTAGVKTNDKIVAVNGKATKDWTALSQAIQPRANKRTTLTIQRDGKPRQLTVTPKGEKSNGKTVGMIGITQAKDKNVGAILLSGFTQTWTMTKLLFGALWHMVAGHFSLNDLGGPVAIFATTSQATQFGLVGILNFLAFLSLNLAIVNLLPIPALDGGKILLNLIEAVRRKPLSENVEAGITLVGVAFLVLLMLLVTWNDIERYFIR